From the Lathyrus oleraceus cultivar Zhongwan6 chromosome 4, CAAS_Psat_ZW6_1.0, whole genome shotgun sequence genome, one window contains:
- the LOC127074838 gene encoding mechanosensitive ion channel protein 10, which produces MENTKSSDQVVLFLDQQQNPKPSTMDTQTHHNNTNNTEPHQDKPKHPSRIKTLNRLSFSKPKSRIFEYNHQPRNKLPTFDEAEDTQLPSYKVSSDEEDDDYEWKEQESDDDDDEDDDPKLNKKKKFKVKWRLVFEWILFLNILTCLVCSLVIKEIKNMHLLGLEVWRWCLMAMVTFSGRLFSSWLVSFTVLIIERNFMLREKVLYFIYGLRNSIRNCLWLGLVLLSYWSVVFDDVQKKNHMFLNKMFQALVAVLIGATIWLVKIVLVKMLASSFHVTTYFDRMKESVFHHYVLDALSGPPMEYGEEISKEHHLVGSKTMPVGAARWKKMKRFGSRRIDMEKLRKLSMESSGSVWSVKRLVNYVRSSGLSTISRTVDDFGNKESEISSEWEARSCAQRIFNNVAKPGAKYIEEVDLMRYLKRVEIHTIFPLFEGALETGKISRSSFRNWVIRAYYERKALAQSLNDTKTAVQQLHKLASAVVSVIIIIVTLLVMEVATIKIILFCITQTVLIGVAFQGTCKTVLEAIIFVFIMHPFDIGDRCVIDGVQMIVEEMNILTTVFLRYDNEKIYYPNAVLLTKPISNFYRSPEMRDSIDFTIDVTTPIETIIALKKSIQMYIESKPKYWNPKHTVMAKQIDQVDKLKLCLGVQHTINHQNYGERSTRISELLMEMKKMFEIHGIKYHLLPQEIHLTQMNIGDGRVLFQS; this is translated from the exons ATGGAGAACACAAAATCCTCAGATCAAGTTGTTCTCTTCCTTGACCAACAACAAAACCCTAAACCTTCCACAATGGACACTCAAACTCACcacaacaacaccaacaacaccGAACCTCATCAAGACAAACCCAAACACCCCTCAAGAATCAAAACTCTTAACCGTTTAAGCTTCTCCAAACCCAAATCCAGAATCTTTGAATACAACCATCAACCTCGCAACAAACTACCTACCTTCGACGAAGCAGAAGACACTCAACTACCTTCCTACAAAGTCTCTTCCGACGAGGAGGACGACGACTATGAATGGAAGGAACAAGAATCAGATGACGAcgatgatgaagatgatgatccaaagctaaacaaaaagaaaaagtttaaGGTGAAGTGGAGGCTAGTTTTTGAATGGATACTATTTCTAAACATATTAACATGCTTGGTTTGTTCTCTCGTgataaaagaaataaaaaacaTGCATTTATTAGGGCTAGAAGTTTGGAGATGGTGTTTAATGGCCATGGTAACATTTAGTGGCCGTTTATTTTCAAGTTGGTTAGTTAGTTTCACGGTTCTCATCATCGAAAGAAACTTCATGCTAAGAGAAAAAGTTTTATACTTCATCTACGGTTTAAGAAACAGCATCCGCAATTGTTTATGGTTAGGTCTTGTTTTATTGTCCTACTGGAGTGTAGTTTTCGACGATGTCCAAAAGAAAAACCATATGTTCCTCAACAAAATGTTTCAAGCACTTGTTGCTGTTTTAATAGGTGCAACAATTTGGTTAGTGAAAATCGTTTTGGTGAAAATGCTAGCTTCATCTTTTCATGTGACAACCTATTTTGATAGAATGAAAGAGAGTGTTTTCCATCATTATGTGTTGGACGCGTTGTCGGGTCCGCCGATGGAATACGGGGAGGAGATATCGAAAGAGCATCATTTGGTGGGATCGAAGACGATGCCAGTGGGGGCGGCGAggtggaagaagatgaagagatttGGTTCAAGGAGGATTGATATGGAGAAGCTGAGGAAACTTAGTATGGAGAGTAGTGGTTCGGTTTGGAGTGTTAAGAGGCTTGTTAATTATGTTAGGTCTTCTGGTTTGTCGACTATTTCTAGGACTGTTGATGATTTTGGCAATAAAGAGAGTGAGATTAGTAGTGAATGGGAAGCTAGAAGTTGTGCTCAGAGAATTTTTAACAATGTTGCTAAACCTGGTGCCAA GTATATTGAAGAGGTGGATCTcatgagatatttgaagaggGTTGAGATACATACCATATTCCCACTCTTTGAAGGTGCTCTTGAAACTGGAAAAATTAGCAGATCTTCATTTAGAAATTGGGTG ATTCGAGCTTATTATGAAAGAAAAGCCCTAGCACAATCACTTAATGATACAAAAACAGCAGTGCAACAACTTCACAAACTAGCAAGTGCAGTTGTGAGTGTGATAATAATAATAGTCACACTTTTGGTCATGGAAGTGGCTACAATCAAGATAATACTATTTTGTATCACACAAACAGTTTTAATTGGAGTTGCTTTTCAAGGCACTTGCAAAACTGTCTTGGAAGCTATTATCTTTGTTTTCATCATGCACCCTTTCGACATTGGTGACCGTTGTGTCATCGATGGTGTTCAG ATGATTgtggaagaaatgaatatctTGACAACGGTGTTTCTTCGATACGACAATGAGAAAATTTACTACCCTAATGCGGTTTTACTCACTAAGCCTATAAGCAATTTTTATCGAAGTCCCGAGATGCGTGATTCAATTGATTTCACCATTGATGTTACGACTCCTATAGAGACTATCATTGCACTGAAGAAATCAATACAAAT GTACATTGAGAGCAAGCCAAAGTATTGGAATCCAAAGCACACTGTGATGGCAAAACAAATAGATCAAGTGGACAAATTAAAGCTATGTTTAGGTGTGCAACACACCATTAACCATCAAAACTATGGTGAGAGAAGCACTAGGATATCAGAACTTCTCATGGAAATGAAGAAGATGTTTGAGATTCATGGTATCAAGTatcatcttcttcctcaagaAATTCATCTCACTCAAATGAATATTGGAGATGGGAGAGTTTTGTTTCAATCATGA